Proteins co-encoded in one Prunus persica cultivar Lovell chromosome G6, Prunus_persica_NCBIv2, whole genome shotgun sequence genomic window:
- the LOC18773735 gene encoding protein SHORT-ROOT codes for MDTLFKLVSLQSDHHQSFNNSTTTRTSTPTTTTTTSSSSRSSFLSPSHQNLHPNYPHQNDDVEECFNFFMDEEDFSSSSSKHYYPSNHPTPPTPNPLLTTTTTPTPTDFSFSPALINFELSNGKWAPELLLETAKAIADKNSSRVQQLMWMLNELGSPYGDTDQKLTSYFLQALFSRMTDSGDRCYRTLISASEKTCSFESTRKMVLKFQEVSPWTTFGHVACNGAIMEAFDGEPKLHIIDISNTYCTQWPTLLEALATRTDETPHLRLTTVVATRASDGSGGAPAQKVMKEIGARMEKFARLMGVPFKFNAVHHSGDLSELNLSELDIRDDEALAVNCVGTLHSIQAVGNRRDYLVSAFRSLRPRIITLVEEEADLDVGVDGLDFVHGFQECLRWFRVYFEALDESFARTSNERLMLERAAGRAVVDLVACAPSESVERRETATRWSRRMHGAGFSPVTFSDEVCDDVRALLRRYKEGWAMTQCSEAGAGIFLSWKDQPVVWASAWRP; via the coding sequence ATGGATACCTTGTTTAAACTAGTCAGTCTCCAATCTGATCACCATCAATCTTTCAACAACTCAACCACCACCAGAACCTCAACACCAACAACTACCACCACTACTTCCAGCAGCTCTAGATCCTCCTTCCTCAGCCCCTCTCATCAAAACCTTCACCCTAATTACCCCCACCAAAACGACGACGTCGAAGAATGCTTCAACTTTTTCATGGATGAAGAAGACTTCTCCTCGTCTTCTTCCAAACACTACTACCCATCAAATCACCCAACCCCGCCAACCCCAAACCCTCTcctcaccaccactaccactcCCACACCCACAGATTTCTCCTTCTCACCCGCCCTCATCAACTTCGAGCTCTCCAACGGCAAGTGGGCCCCGGAGCTCCTCTTGGAGACCGCCAAGGCCATCGCCGACAAGAACAGCTCCCGCGTCCAGCAGCTCATGTGGATGCTCAACGAGCTCGGCAGCCCGTACGGCGACACCGACCAGAAGCTCACCTCCTATTTCCTCCAGGCTCTTTTCAGCCGCATGACCGACTCCGGCGACCGCTGCTACCGAACCCTAATCTCCGCCTCAGAGAAAACATGCTCCTTCGAGTCCACCAGAAAAATGGTGCTCAAGTTCCAGGAGGTCAGCCCTTGGACCACTTTCGGACACGTGGCGTGCAATGGGGCGATCATGGAAGCCTTCGATGGAGAGCCCAAGCTCCACATAATCGACATCAGCAACACTTACTGCACCCAGTGGCCGACGCTGCTCGAGGCCCTGGCCACCCGAACCGATGAGACGCCGCACTTGCGCCTCACTACTGTGGTCGCCACCAGAGCCAGTGACGGCTCCGGTGGTGCACCAGCGCAGAAAGTAATGAAGGAAATTGGCGCCAGAATGGAGAAGTTCGCCCGATTGATGGGCGTGCCTTTCAAATTCAACGCCGTACATCACTCGGGCGATCTCTCCGAGCTGAATTTATCAGAGCTGGATATCAGAGACGATGAGGCCCTGGCCGTCAACTGTGTTGGCACTCTACACTCAATCCAAGCCGTTGGAAACCGGCGTGATTATTTGGTGTCTGCGTTCCGGAGCTTGAGACCGAGGATCATCACTCTCGTGGAGGAGGAGGCTGATCTCGACGTTGGGGTTGACGGGCTTGACTTTGTCCACGGCTTTCAAGAGTGCTTGagatggtttagggtttacttCGAGGCGCTGGACGAGAGCTTCGCCAGGACCAGCAACGAGCGGTTGATGCTCGAGAGGGCAGCTGGTCGAGCCGTGGTCGATTTGGTGGCCTGCGCGCCGTCAGAGTCGGTTGAAAGGCGCGAGACCGCCACTCGCTGGTCAAGGCGAATGCATGGGGCCGGGTTTAGCCCCGTGACGTTTAGTGATGAGGTGTGCGATGACGTACGCGCCTTGTTGAGGAGGTACAAGGAAGGTTGGGCAATGACACAGTGCTCGGAAGCAGGCGCTGGAATATTCCTTTCGTGGAAGGATCAGCCAGTGGTTTGGGCCAGCGCTTGGAGGCCTTGA